A window from Gammaproteobacteria bacterium encodes these proteins:
- a CDS encoding DUF2721 domain-containing protein — protein sequence MPMTITVPALLFPAITLLLLAYTNRFLSVATLIRSLHKVHIENPSQPAIVGQIDNLRRRVRLIKHMQVMAVSSFVFCVLSMFLVFSDLLMPAKYSFGISLLLLLASLLFSLREVMISNKALELELSDMELK from the coding sequence ATGCCCATGACCATTACCGTTCCAGCCCTGTTGTTTCCCGCTATCACATTGCTGCTGCTGGCCTATACGAATCGTTTTTTGTCGGTGGCAACGCTCATAAGGAGCCTGCACAAGGTTCATATCGAGAACCCGAGCCAGCCAGCCATTGTCGGTCAGATTGACAATCTCAGACGTCGTGTTCGGCTGATAAAACACATGCAGGTGATGGCCGTATCCAGTTTCGTATTCTGCGTACTCAGCATGTTCCTCGTGTTCAGCGATCTGCTGATGCCGGCAAAGTACAGTTTCGGCATAAGTTTGCTGTTGCTCCTGGCATCTTTGCTGTTCTCGCTGCGTGAGGTAATGATCAGTAACAAGGCGCTCGAACTGGAGCTCAGTGACATGGAGCTGAAATAG